aaaaaacacataattgaacagtttaaaagaggagaaaacaggaaaaaaaagaaaattaaattttgaaacatagtttatcttcaatttcgactctttaaaagtcaaaattcaaccgaaaaaaatgaagagaaaaactagctaattcaaatctttttgaaaaaatttaaaaatgaatttatggaacatcattagtaatttttcctgattaagattaattttacaattttgatgacatgttttaaataggttaaaatccaatctgcactttgttagaatatataacaaattggaccaagctatatttctaacaaagacaaatcattatttcttctagattctccagaacaaaaattttaaaagaaattcaaaagactttgaaataagatttacatttcattcgacagattttctacatttgccagaatatttttttatttattttaatcataagtttgacgaaatttttcaaaaatattcttcgtcgaaaaaacagaagctaaaatgaagaatttaattaaaatttatttattattctttacaataaaaaaatacaaatacttgaacattgatttaaattgtcaggaaagaagaggaaggaatttaaaaggtaaaaaggtatatgtgtttaaaaatcctaaaatcatttttaggctgtattttttctctaaaaattgtctttctgaaagttataagaaggaaagtaaaaaaataaatacatttatttaaacaagtaaagaccaaatgtttaaaatattttcttggattttcaaattctatttgagttttgtctctcttagaattaaaaatgtcgagcaaagtgagaccagcttgctagtaaataaataacatttaaaaaatattggcatctcactggtaagtgctgctatttgagctatttttagaacaggccagcgggcgactcatctggtccttgcgggctacctggtgcccgcgggcaccgcgttggtgacccctgctctaacatcTTGTGTGTAGAGAAAGTGGAAATGTTTGTTTTGGGTAACGGAGTTTAACGACTCACTGTCGACATCTGCTGGACGTTAGGGGAATGGCAACCTTGGATTTCTGGCTCGTTTCAAACAAAACACCTCAAATCGCAATCAGAAACAATTCAATATGAAACTTAACATACAAATACTGTAACCATTCGACTTTTCGTTCGTTTATCTGACTCTATATAATCAAGATGATCATGATTGGCTTGTATTTAGGGTTCGGCGCCATTAAGACACTACTTACCATTTGGGGCCCTGTTGACAACATCCGGGTACTTCCGCGTAAACACGCATGCGCACAAAATGCCAAGTTTGGAAGACGGCTGTAAATTTCCCACGGCTCTGGTTCAATTTCCGAGTTTTTACCTGTTGCCAAACAATTGATATcgttgttaaaaacatttaaagtgatttaggtatacctttttgtttgttcatatttttatttatttgttatatttAATACTCTGTATTGGCTTTTGTcttctttccttgatgttgaaagtgctTTGCCTTTGTgggaattataaatgtatgttataaATGTATTAAATTGAACTTAATGACTTATGAATATTTTTACAAACGTAtgtttgttcaataaaaaaaatatatattttttaaaatataaaaataaaaaaggtgctCTCATTTGAACTGGCTATTGAAAGACAAGGCATGTTAGCCACGCCTACTTTTTTAAAGCACAAGTTGCATTCACAAAAGTAGGAAATTCCAGCGAAATTTTAACTTCGTTTAGGACATGCGTAGATAATTGTGGAAACTACAAcaccttgaattgattaacgtggaccctgacataaacaagatgaaaaacttattcgggtgttaccatttcaataaatcaatcagtttattcatatagcaaggaaaaactcacccccgtgggacgtcgatgtgaatgactatgagaaaccttggagaggaccacataagTGGGCAACCttcccccccttctaggggagacTGAAAGAAATTGACATCGAGTGGGTCTAtcgtaatattgtgaaagtctagtccatagtggatctaacataatagtgagagtccagtccatagtggatctaacataatagtgagagtccagtccatagtggatctaacataatagtgagagtccagtccatagtggatctaacataatagtgagagaccagtccatagtggatctaacataatagtgagagaccagtccatagtgtatctaacataatagtgagagaccagtccaaagTGGGACCAGCatgagaccatcccgagcggacatgggtcagcagcgcagagatgtccccaaccaatgcacaggggAGCGGTCCGCCCTGGGttccaactctggacagccagcacttcatccatggccaccagacctgttcccccccccctccctctcctccacaagggaaaggggggcagatcaactgatctaaaaagggggtctatttaaaggctagagtaaacaaatgagttttataatgggacttaaatgcttctactgaggtagcatatctaactactaggggtgtgggaaaaaatagattcgaatacgaatcgaatcgtttacgttgtgagattcagaatcaattctcaattcTCAAAatcgatttatatatatatatatatatatatatatatatatatatatattttttagcaatccaacaaacaatacacagcaataccataacaatgcaatccaattccaaaaccaaacctgacccagcaacactcagaactgcaataaacagagcaattgacacaaacacgacacagaacaaaccaaaagtaatgaaacaaaaatgattatcaacaacagtatcaatattaataataatttcagcaaagcagtgattaaaaatccctcattgacatcattagacatttataaaaataaatacaaaaaagaacaatagtgtcacagtggcttacacttgcattgcatctcataagcgtgacaacacactgtgtccaatgttttcacaaagataaaataaatcatatatttggttcgtttaatagttaaaacaaatttacattaatgcaatcagttgataaaacattgtcctttacaattatacttttttttttttaaatctactctgctagcatgtcagcagactggggtagatcctgctgaaatcctatgtattgaatgaatacagaatccttttgaatcggataaatatcgtttttgaatcgagaatcgaatcgaaaaatcgATATATCGAACCGTGACTCCAAGAAcagatattgaatcaaatcgtgggacacccaaagattcacagccctactaactactaatttagtggtcaattgtacagaatacataCTGTGCAATCTGaataagtttcaatcaaaaaaGCTCATTTTGTAGTCAAATTCCAGACTTCCCATAATTGCAGCAACTCTACTTTTAATTATAATTTATAAAAAAGGTCAGCATATATGAATAAACAGGGTTTTTTTCAGATTTCAAGATATCAAATTTAAGACTTCAAGACCATTTTTTTCATAACGTCTTGCATTCGTGGCGTAACATTCCATCTTTTGACTTCCATTATTCCATTCAACACAATGTTTACAAACTCTTCCCTCCTCGATGGCTCCACATTTGGGTACTAAATAGGACTGCGAACCTTTGggccacgatttgattcaaaatcgatttctcaattcaacacgattctcgattcaaaatgatttttttgccgttttaaaaggattctctaattattcaatacataggatttcagcaagatttaccccagtctgctgacatgcagagtagtagatttttgtaaaaagcttttattataaaaattatgttttacaaactGATTGCAATGTCAATTTTAACTATTAAAACGAAACCAATATATGacttgtgaaaatattggagactgtgttgtcaagcttatgagatgaaaGTGTTATCCACtgactttttttaataaatgtctaatgacagagggatttttaatcactatgcTGAAATGATACTGTTGATAATCATTGTGtcagtacttttggtttgttctgtcgtgtttgtctctcaattgcagttctgagtgttgctgggtcaggtttggttttggaattgattgcattgttatggtattgctgtgtattttgttggattgataaaaaaaaaaaaaaaaattgcctttaaaaatgagaatcgcgattcaaattcgaagcGATTTTTTCCCCTGGTACTAAACACTATTAGTTTCCACCCACCGGCTTCAAGCACACTAAATTGGTCATTCGGGAGGCAAATTGTTAAAATTTTATTTACCCATCTTAGTTTTCTCCACTGCTATGTTTAGCTGTAACAATGCTTAACAGAACACTAACTGCTGGTGAGCAATTGACAGGTCACCTACTTTAGTTCCATTTTGTAGTTACGTTTTAGCCTCCgcaaaaatgtcaacatttcagAGGGACTGAAGTTTATCCAGATTTTACATAAAAGTATCAAAAGGTTTAAGACCTTGAGAATTTTAAGGTCTTAAATTCTAATTATTGGATTTAAGACCCCACGGATACCCTGAATGAATTTGTTGATTAATGCTTTATCCACCAGTCAGGTTGCAATTAAGAGCAGATACATTTGATTAGAttagtttttattatttctttgggTCGCTCATAGCAGCTTGGTCCATTTGGGAGTCAGTTGAATTGGACAAGAGGGTCACGTCTGTCTCAGACTGAGCGACAGGCCACAGGTCTACTACGTCCGACGTGGAGTTGTCTTCCTGTCCACCCTCAGGAAGGATCACGGTGTGTTCAGGAGGTCCGCTTTCATCTTCCTCATCATCTATGATTACAATCCGGTTATCACTTGTCATGAAGTGAAGAAAATACTGCTTTACCTTCCAGATAGTTTGAGAATTCCTCAAGAGGGATGTCATCTTCATTGTCAGACGTCAGCTCTTCATCCTGGTTTGAGGTGACCAGACCCTTCTCCAGGTCTAAATATGGAAGCACACTTTAGCaacgtttttcaaccttttgagCTTAGGCACATTTTTTATGTTGAAAAAACCCAGAGGCATACTATCAGCAGAAATAAAATTAAACTCTGTTGACAGTAGGAAGTTGTTTATGACTAACCAAGCATCAATATATCTAAGAAGGTCTACTGTCACAACCCATAACTTGAGTTTTTtgcagttttcctgtgtgtagcatTTTAGTTCTCGTCTTGCGCTCATACTGATGCTTTTCCTGTTTAGTATGAGTTTCCTGGCTTCTTTAAACACTATTCCCTACACCTAATTTGTTTTAGTAATCAATACTTTGTGTTGCtatcctttgtggggacattgtcatggTCGTATGTCTTGTTCTGTACATTGTATTTCTATAGCGTTTCGTAAGttctacaggattgcttgttatttttattggatagtagtctatttCAATTGTTAGATTTTCCTTTAtatacctcttgtgttatttatttgacctcatttgttcccacaaccgcaccttaaattggagtcttcaatctcgttatatgcaaatatgacaAAGTATTCTACTTtatggacgctgtctttgctccacagtaagtctttgctgttgtccagcattctgtttgtttGAATTTAAATtgcagccagttcggttttagttttgtttggtgtagccttccctaagcttcaatgccttttctttaggggcactcgccttttgtttaagcattagatacattttACCTGCAGTCTAAATATTGTGATCACAACGTTCTAACATCTACAAAAGGTATTGGCTGCCCcctgctgatatggaagagtattgcaTGGTtcctctgccaagctctagacagcactaacatttgcaaactataattactggtttgcaaaacattaACCCAAACAGATGAAATTTTATAGTTGGGTGTGCTGATAATAatgtcacctatttgggttaaaatgtttttaatccattggggaggagaccctgccccaagtggaggagttcaagtacctaggagtcttgttcacgagtgagggaagagtggatcgtgagatcgacaggcggatcggtgcggcgtcttcagtaatgcggacgttgtaccgatccgttgtggtgaagaaggagctgagccggaaggcaaagctctcaatttaccggtcgatctacgttcccatcctcacctatggtcatgagctttgggtcatgaccgaaaggataagatcacgggtacaagcggccgaaatgagtttcctcccttagagatagggtgagaagctctgccatccgggaggaactcaaagtaaagccgctgctccttcacatcgagaggagccagatgaggtggtccgggcatctggtcaggatgccacccgaacgcctccctagggaggtgtttagggcacgtccaaccggtaggaggccacggggaagacccaggacacgttgggaagactatgtctcccggctggcctgggaacgcctcgggatcccccgggaagagctagacgaagtggctggggagagggaagtctgggtttccctgcttaggctgctgcccccgcgacccgacctcggataagcggaagatggatggatgtttttaatccAAATGTGAAATTAAATGATCCCCACAGCAAAACACTGATTTAATTTGGGTTGAAATAAATTACCCTGTTTGTAGCTGAGGCCGCTCTTCCACTGGCTGCCATAATGCGCAGGTCTGCCGAGCGTCTGGAGGACTGGAGACACTTCCTCAGGAACCATCCAACTCTTCTGCTTGGCCGGCAGCACCAACATCGGACCCACTCGCGCCTCCTCTTCCCAAACTGGAATGgattagagttacaggaaaaaaaaaaggcccgcTAGTGGCATTGCAGGAGCCGTGACTATACCGTTAGCAGGAAGTCTGCTCCTCCACTGCGGTTCAGACGCGTCAATCTTGCTGAAACCCCGAGGACCGAACTTGGCGGGCTTATTGAGCATTTGTCCGACGTCGCTTTGACAATACCCACATAAGTAGTCGTTGCCATCAGCTGACCTCCACCTGGAGAACAAAATCTGTTCACACCCCTTTTCATCCATGCAAACTTAAGCCAATACTTTCCTCCCGTTGACGAAAGTGCAGGCTTTGTTGGGCACCTCTGCGTCGGTGACAGGCACCGCGTTCAGGTGGCATGTGATGTAAAGCTGCAGGCAGGAAACAGACATTTTATACAGAGAACCACAAAACAAGTTCGCTTTGAAGAGCGGGAGACACTAACCTCTCCTCGGTCTTCATTGTGGAACCTGAAAGCGTCAATGACCAACTGGAGCTTGTCGTCTTGTGTGCGGACTACGAAATGAGACTTGGAACCCGGAAGCTTGGAATCCAGCAGGCACCTATTCAGAGGTAGGAGTCAGCATTCCATTTAAAAAAGtggtacagtatttttcggactatgtcgttttttgttttttttccccccatagttgggccgggggtgcgacttatactcaggagtgaaattaacactaatgtaaaatatcaaatatttatcTTATTCATGTTAGAGACTAGATGTATACAATTTCATGGGATTTGGCAATAAGAAGTGACAGATTGGTAaatatatagcatgttctatatgttgtatttgaatgacttaccataatacaggggtcaccaacacggtgcccgtgggcaccaggtagtccgtaaggaccagatgagtcgcccgctggcctgttctaaaaatagctcaaatagcagcacttaccagtgagctgcctctatttaaagtttactagcaagctggtcttgctttacacgacatttttaattctaagagagacaaaactcaaaaatgagtcaattttttttttaccttgcttacaactttcagaaagacaattttagagaaaaaaaaataaaaattttaggatttttttaaacacgccttttaaattccttcctctttcctgacaatttaaatcaatgttaaagtaatttttattgtagagaatattttcatttaatttttcattttagcatttgttttttgacaaagaatatttgcgaaaaatttcttctaatttatgattaaaattcccaaaaattatcctggcaaatctagaaaatctgtagaatgaaatgtaaatcttatttcaaagtcttttgaatttcttttaaaatttttgttctggaaaatctagaagtaaTTGTCAGAAATatggcttggtccaatttgttatatattgtaacaaactgcagattggattttaaactattttaaaaagatgtcatcaaaattctaaaattaatcttaatcaggaaaaattactaatgtttcataaatttaaatgttttttcaaaaagatttgaatttgctagtttctcttttttttggttgtaTTTTGACTTTTAtagagtccaaattgaagataaacggtttcaaaatttaattatttttctcAAACTGTtctagtgtttttttcatcatttattctctacaaaaaccttccgtaaaaggaaaaaaaatgtaagatggaatgacagacaaatatctatatatagatttatttattaaaggtaaattgagcaaaatggctatttctggccatttatttaagtgtgtatcaaactggtagccctttgcattaatcagtacccaagaagtagctcttggtttcaaaaaggttgctgacccctaccataatatgttaagttaacatagcaggcaccttctcagttggttatttatgagtcatataacacttattcagcctgttatcttttatttattttaaaattgtatttcaaatgtctattcttggtgttttttttttttttttaatttccccaaaaatgtgacttgttttttttccattctttgtatgcattttcggcaggtgcgacttatactccgaaaaaaacGTAACTGGGttatacttctatagcgctttgacaccattcacacactgatggcgggagctgccatgcaaggccctaatcacgacccatcaggaacaagggtgaggTCGTaaattcaaaccctggccgagtcatattaagactaaaaatgggatccattacttccctgcttggcactcagcatcaagggttggaattaggggttaaatcaccaaaatgattcccgagcgcggccaccgctgctgctcactgctcccctcacctctcagggggtggatATAAGGAGATGGGT
The DNA window shown above is from Nerophis ophidion isolate RoL-2023_Sa linkage group LG23, RoL_Noph_v1.0, whole genome shotgun sequence and carries:
- the LOC133541560 gene encoding zona pellucida sperm-binding protein 3-like, with product MASLPVRVTLLLLLLSSSSLSLRLDRFSKQGPAGRHQAASKHDHEQLPADQRRPLNTVSVTCHPDSLEILIRADLFDVGAPVDSFELRLGVDHDQDFCRATPSAEDQYRILVRLLDCGTKYWMTEESLVYTNLLIYTPAPSPDGLIRMDEAVIPIECHYKRRYSLASSSLSPAWVPFKSTQAAVETLDFNLRITSNDWLSERSSNVYFLGESIFMEASVRVGHHMGLRVFLSSCVATLQPDIHSMPRYVFIEHGCLLDSKLPGSKSHFVVRTQDDKLQLVIDAFRFHNEDRGELYITCHLNAVPVTDAEVPNKACTFVNGRWRSADGNDYLCGYCQSDVGQMLNKPAKFGPRGFSKIDASEPQWRSRLPANVWEEEARVGPMLVLPAKQKSWMVPEEVSPVLQTLGRPAHYGSQWKSGLSYKQDLEKGLVTSNQDEELTSDNEDDIPLEEFSNYLEDDEEDESGPPEHTVILPEGGQEDNSTSDVVDLWPVAQSETDVTLLSNSTDSQMDQAAMSDPKK